A region from the Priestia filamentosa genome encodes:
- a CDS encoding recombinase family protein, with the protein MTIRHVAIYLRISRDKKEGIDTLSNHRDILIDFCRSSHWTYERYEEIVSGGGSELENRPELYRLLNDIDLFDGILVFELSRLSRNGLVSQQIKQVCIDYDKKIITPYQIYDLANNHNDRLLYDFGSVIASQEHALIGKRSKTNKKIMAKSGLHVSGSVPFGYVRNPHTKKLEIHQEQAEIVKLIFQLHAKGYGSFSIRNILNERGYRTAKGGYFELPTIKRIIRNPAYKGTNVFNDRKKVKEKDRFIYKIVETIQVPNAWDPIIPPEEWEKANADRKKRADHAETTREKAANKTGVTLLKDLLYCGVCGKKMTIRKDKGSKYMLKRCEYLLPSGEKCPNRGVMLKYVEEDVVEHIKQYKDEIISILYSLKLEEWSGTEKDYNNHLEQIEKEIRRIRTEEENLLNLAIKGLFSEEQILTKRQELLNTLHTFTAQKEAIIDELTNLKKLDTKERLQTAVEGIHGLEIVLENDMSEEANRSMKRIIHKIYYKRVLPEDLLKKSTRNKERKLYPFTLNIHYK; encoded by the coding sequence ATGACTATTCGTCATGTTGCTATTTATTTGCGCATTTCAAGGGATAAAAAAGAGGGAATTGATACTCTTTCTAATCATCGAGACATTTTAATTGACTTTTGTCGCTCTTCTCATTGGACATATGAACGTTATGAGGAAATTGTGAGCGGAGGTGGTTCAGAGCTTGAGAACCGACCAGAGCTTTACCGCCTTCTTAATGATATTGACTTGTTTGATGGAATTTTAGTTTTTGAGTTGTCCCGTTTAAGCCGGAATGGTCTTGTTTCTCAACAAATTAAACAAGTTTGTATTGATTACGATAAAAAAATCATCACTCCTTATCAGATTTATGATTTAGCAAATAATCACAATGATCGTCTTCTCTATGACTTCGGCTCTGTGATTGCCTCACAAGAACATGCGCTAATTGGAAAAAGATCGAAAACAAATAAAAAAATTATGGCAAAGTCAGGTCTTCATGTTAGCGGTAGTGTACCTTTTGGATATGTTCGTAATCCTCATACTAAAAAGCTTGAAATTCATCAAGAGCAAGCAGAAATTGTAAAGCTTATTTTTCAGCTTCATGCGAAAGGCTATGGCAGCTTTTCTATTCGTAATATTTTAAATGAACGAGGATATAGAACAGCTAAAGGAGGCTACTTTGAGCTTCCAACCATTAAGCGAATCATAAGAAATCCTGCTTATAAAGGAACAAATGTCTTTAATGACCGCAAAAAGGTAAAAGAAAAGGATAGGTTTATATACAAAATCGTAGAAACGATTCAAGTACCGAACGCATGGGATCCTATTATTCCTCCCGAAGAATGGGAAAAAGCAAATGCAGATCGAAAAAAAAGAGCCGATCATGCCGAAACAACACGGGAAAAAGCGGCAAATAAAACAGGCGTCACTCTATTGAAAGACCTTTTATACTGCGGCGTATGCGGCAAAAAAATGACCATTCGAAAAGACAAAGGTTCAAAATATATGTTAAAACGCTGTGAATATTTGCTTCCAAGTGGGGAGAAATGTCCAAACAGAGGGGTTATGTTGAAGTATGTAGAAGAAGATGTTGTCGAACATATTAAGCAATATAAAGATGAGATTATTTCCATTTTATATTCATTAAAGCTTGAGGAGTGGAGCGGAACAGAAAAAGACTATAACAACCATCTTGAGCAGATCGAAAAAGAGATACGCCGCATTCGAACGGAAGAAGAAAACTTATTAAATCTTGCCATAAAGGGCCTTTTTTCAGAAGAACAAATCTTAACAAAACGACAGGAGCTTTTGAACACGCTTCATACGTTTACAGCTCAAAAAGAAGCAATTATAGATGAGTTAACAAATTTGAAAAAGCTCGATACAAAAGAAAGACTGCAAACAGCTGTTGAAGGGATTCATGGACTAGAAATTGTGTTAGAAAACGATATGAGTGAGGAAGCAAATAGAAGCATGAAAAGGATCATTCATAAGATTTATTATAAGAGAGTCCTACCGGAAGATCTTTTAAAAAAATCAACGCGGAATAAAGAACGCAAGCTTTATCCGTTCACACTTAATATTCATTATAAGTAA
- a CDS encoding hemolysin family protein, translating into MKLVSLILLLICSGFFVASEFAIVKVRASQLDQRIKEGNKRAVAAKKLVTHLDEYLSVCQLGITLTSLGLGWLGEPTIHRLLLPLFEKIGLAASLSSTVSFVVSFAFVTFLHVVTGELAPKTFAIYKAEKIVMFTATPLIWFYRIFYPFIWFLNTSARVLARMFGFKAVGENEMAHSEEEIRLLIAESYRGGEINSSELQYVQNVFEFDNRLAREIMVPRTEMFVLQLEKSLQENLQEIKQHKFTRYPVVHGDDKDQIVGMVNVKDLYNDILMKKKSPNVNLSRYVRPVIQVIDSVAIHDLLLQMQKENAHLAVLFDEYGGTSGIVTLEDIVEEIVGEIRDEFDIHELPYIEKVDDSTVLLDGKVLIAKVNELLDLSLEDDEVDTISGWLLMQNYDVKEGDTVSYDDHVFFTVKEMNGKSIQKVEVKHVA; encoded by the coding sequence ATTAAATTAGTTTCATTAATTTTACTTTTAATATGTTCGGGCTTTTTTGTTGCTTCTGAGTTTGCCATTGTAAAAGTTCGAGCTTCACAGTTAGATCAGCGCATAAAAGAAGGAAACAAGCGAGCGGTTGCTGCGAAAAAGCTAGTCACTCACCTTGATGAATATTTATCTGTTTGTCAGCTTGGGATTACGCTAACGTCTCTTGGGCTTGGGTGGTTAGGAGAACCGACAATACATCGTTTACTCCTACCGCTTTTTGAAAAAATAGGTTTAGCTGCTTCTCTTTCATCAACCGTTTCTTTTGTCGTTTCCTTTGCCTTTGTTACCTTTTTACATGTTGTAACAGGAGAGCTTGCACCAAAAACATTTGCGATTTATAAAGCTGAAAAGATTGTGATGTTTACAGCAACCCCACTTATTTGGTTTTATCGCATTTTTTATCCATTTATTTGGTTCTTAAATACATCAGCGCGAGTATTAGCTCGTATGTTTGGCTTTAAAGCCGTTGGAGAGAATGAAATGGCTCATAGTGAAGAAGAGATTCGTCTTCTAATAGCTGAGAGCTATCGAGGTGGAGAGATCAACTCTTCGGAATTACAATACGTGCAAAATGTGTTTGAATTTGATAATCGATTAGCACGTGAAATTATGGTGCCTCGAACAGAGATGTTTGTGCTGCAACTTGAAAAATCACTACAAGAGAACTTACAGGAAATTAAGCAGCATAAATTTACTCGTTATCCTGTTGTACATGGCGATGACAAAGACCAAATCGTTGGAATGGTTAATGTTAAAGATTTATATAACGACATTTTGATGAAGAAAAAGAGTCCAAATGTGAATCTCAGTCGTTACGTTCGTCCTGTTATTCAAGTCATTGATTCAGTAGCCATTCATGATTTGCTCCTGCAAATGCAAAAAGAGAATGCGCATTTAGCCGTTTTGTTTGATGAATATGGAGGAACGTCTGGCATTGTTACACTTGAAGATATTGTAGAAGAAATCGTAGGAGAGATTCGTGATGAATTTGATATCCATGAATTACCGTACATTGAGAAAGTGGATGATTCTACGGTTTTACTTGATGGAAAAGTACTCATTGCAAAAGTGAATGAGCTTTTAGATCTTTCACTCGAAGATGATGAAGTTGATACAATTAGCGGCTGGCTTCTTATGCAAAATTATGATGTGAAAGAAGGAGATACTGTTTCGTATGATGATCATGTGTTCTTTACAGTAAAAGAGATGAACGGTAAAAGCATTCAAAAAGTAGAAGTGAAACATGTTGCTTAA
- a CDS encoding acyltransferase family protein, with protein MSTGQTNKRTAYFDNAKFVLIFLVVFGHTISPYRTETSELLSVYHFIFIFHMPVFILLAGYFSKNFHKKGYYKKTFTKVLLPYLIFQTVYTFFYNFIYGVDTYSVDYYLVPRWAMWFLLSLVFWKLMLPYFAKLKPSIGMTVSILLGLLVGLFNFYDGIEDFLSISRMLVFFPFFLLGYYLSQRENPFGLLVTPVGRVLSVVILLCTLIGSYYFLNDTQYTEMLYGTKMYDSFSDFYIRIAHYVIAFIVSFAFMALIPSKRSIFTGIGQRSLYVYLLHGFFLKWFFTTDYAQTMQTVSDFAFLTLLSIAITLLTGSKLVDIVLSKIKGMKRLFRPKNVTASSK; from the coding sequence ATGAGTACAGGTCAAACAAATAAACGAACAGCGTATTTTGATAACGCCAAGTTTGTGCTTATTTTCCTCGTTGTGTTTGGTCATACGATATCTCCTTACCGAACTGAAACGAGCGAACTTCTGTCTGTCTATCACTTTATTTTTATCTTTCATATGCCGGTATTTATTTTACTTGCTGGATATTTTTCAAAGAATTTTCATAAAAAAGGATACTATAAAAAAACTTTTACAAAAGTTCTTCTGCCGTATTTAATATTTCAAACTGTATATACTTTTTTCTATAATTTCATCTATGGAGTTGATACGTATAGCGTAGACTACTATCTTGTTCCTAGATGGGCAATGTGGTTTTTACTGAGCTTAGTATTCTGGAAACTTATGCTTCCTTACTTCGCAAAGCTCAAACCATCGATTGGAATGACCGTTTCGATTTTACTCGGTTTACTCGTTGGGCTCTTTAACTTTTATGATGGAATTGAAGATTTCTTAAGCATTAGCCGTATGCTTGTTTTCTTCCCATTTTTTCTTCTTGGTTATTATTTATCACAACGAGAAAATCCGTTTGGTTTGCTAGTAACTCCTGTTGGACGGGTATTATCAGTCGTTATTTTACTTTGTACGCTTATTGGATCGTATTATTTCTTAAATGATACGCAATATACGGAAATGCTTTATGGTACAAAAATGTATGATAGCTTTTCAGATTTCTATATTCGAATTGCTCACTACGTTATTGCCTTCATTGTATCATTTGCATTTATGGCCCTTATTCCAAGCAAACGCTCCATTTTTACAGGAATTGGGCAGCGCTCCCTTTACGTTTATTTACTACATGGCTTCTTCCTAAAATGGTTTTTCACAACAGATTACGCTCAGACGATGCAAACGGTCAGTGATTTCGCATTTCTAACACTTCTGTCCATTGCCATTACGCTATTAACAGGAAGCAAACTTGTAGATATTGTGCTTAGTAAAATAAAAGGAATGAAACGCTTGTTTCGACCAAAAAACGTTACGGCGTCTTCTAAATAA
- a CDS encoding phosphatase PAP2 family protein translates to MGKFHLTVWLCLMILLFLIIGFTYETSFIVGIDKEIALISSSFQSDAATTVFLFITNLGSWKFVMFFTLILFGYSLYKGDKVLALFAILSFIVPRTLNFMLKEFFARTRPQDQLVPATHFSFPSGHSMNSFVFFGFVAYVLITYCVSRKAKQVIMVVLFSLLIGLIGFSRIYLGVHYFTDVTAGFLAGGVVLILLIKIHQRLTDSAEEKRAHE, encoded by the coding sequence ATGGGGAAGTTTCATTTAACTGTATGGTTATGTTTAATGATTTTACTTTTTTTAATAATTGGATTTACGTATGAAACATCTTTTATCGTAGGAATTGATAAAGAGATTGCTTTAATCTCTTCTTCATTTCAAAGCGATGCAGCTACAACCGTTTTCTTATTTATTACAAACTTAGGATCGTGGAAATTTGTTATGTTCTTTACGCTTATCTTGTTTGGATATAGCTTATATAAAGGTGACAAAGTTCTTGCTTTGTTTGCCATTCTTTCTTTTATTGTGCCACGCACTTTAAACTTTATGCTAAAGGAGTTTTTTGCAAGAACACGACCACAAGACCAGCTTGTTCCAGCTACACATTTTAGCTTTCCAAGCGGTCATTCAATGAATTCGTTTGTTTTCTTTGGCTTTGTAGCCTATGTATTAATAACATACTGTGTTTCTCGCAAAGCAAAACAAGTTATTATGGTTGTGTTGTTTAGCCTGCTCATTGGCTTAATTGGTTTTAGTCGCATTTACTTGGGCGTTCACTATTTTACAGATGTAACAGCTGGATTTCTCGCTGGAGGAGTTGTATTAATTTTGTTAATCAAAATTCATCAACGATTAACAGATTCAGCGGAAGAAAAGCGTGCCCATGAATGA
- a CDS encoding DUF2515 family protein — MFTKLWSSFKKENNDSFPISMALCVSLLKTQLKEQQSSSLLSTKEEAIIKDIRSITRRANINNITRTNAYLDFFKQHPSIHWALLAHFVSRNGGYHMTDLEGRLIPHLLKQKNRKAFFLFLERANALIFHDAFPQLLLFRESTRCQKPLFHLLPFFNVSCFMEKVWNVFWEYPNSEFLTTALIINEQHHLEQKLVTTKVVQQNVLRTWPFLLQQSLGLTEVLLPSSSRLFSITVNDFSSLTERIKVGKMLYSILYDRVLFDDFLLFAASTIHRGSREDYAEHLFSIIEMQKTKLYSPPLKTAWPNVVHPSLPHQDWYKNDYVLNLFASEKCVIPKDITASYSRKIKALNSLSHTLSS, encoded by the coding sequence TTGTTCACAAAATTATGGTCTTCCTTCAAAAAAGAAAATAACGACTCTTTTCCAATTTCAATGGCTTTGTGCGTATCATTATTAAAAACGCAGTTAAAGGAACAGCAATCTTCATCTCTTCTTTCGACCAAAGAAGAAGCCATTATTAAAGATATTCGGTCAATCACCAGACGTGCAAATATTAATAATATAACAAGGACAAATGCTTACCTCGATTTTTTTAAGCAGCACCCTTCTATTCATTGGGCCCTTCTTGCGCACTTTGTTTCCCGCAATGGAGGGTATCATATGACAGATTTAGAAGGAAGGTTAATTCCGCATCTTTTAAAACAAAAAAACCGGAAAGCTTTCTTCTTATTTTTAGAACGAGCCAATGCTCTTATTTTTCATGATGCCTTTCCACAGCTTCTTCTTTTTAGAGAAAGTACACGCTGTCAAAAGCCTCTTTTTCATCTTCTCCCTTTTTTTAACGTTTCTTGTTTTATGGAAAAAGTATGGAACGTTTTTTGGGAATATCCTAACAGTGAATTTCTTACAACAGCTCTTATTATTAATGAGCAACATCATCTTGAACAGAAGCTTGTGACCACAAAAGTCGTGCAGCAGAACGTACTTAGAACATGGCCTTTTTTACTTCAGCAATCTTTAGGATTAACAGAAGTCTTACTACCGTCATCTTCCCGTTTGTTCAGCATTACTGTAAATGACTTCTCATCTCTTACAGAACGTATTAAAGTAGGGAAAATGTTGTATAGTATCCTGTACGATAGAGTTTTATTTGATGACTTCCTTCTCTTCGCAGCATCTACTATTCATAGAGGATCACGTGAAGATTATGCCGAGCACTTATTTTCCATTATAGAAATGCAAAAAACAAAGCTGTATAGTCCTCCTCTTAAAACAGCTTGGCCTAATGTTGTTCATCCTTCTCTTCCTCATCAAGACTGGTATAAAAATGATTATGTTTTAAATTTGTTTGCAAGTGAGAAATGCGTCATTCCTAAAGATATAACGGCAAGCTATTCTCGTAAAATTAAAGCACTAAACTCACTTTCTCATACGCTCTCTTCATAA
- a CDS encoding aminotransferase class IV — MEIAYYQNKFIDVDSPALPIDERGHQFGDGVYEYIRVYDGTPLFLDEHLDRLEKSAAEIKLTLPYRRDEITGIIYEGIKRSSLKEAAVYFQITRGIAPRNHSFPNVKAVFSMTVKKATIFTDEARTKGISVMLRQDERWANCFIKSLNLLPNVLSKQEAIEKGYDEAIFVHEDFVREGTSCNVFMVKDGTLYTPPATRHILHGITRKAVLDCAREYNIPVREQAINTTFFKNCDEAFITSTSIEIMPIYSIEDQILPKERPVTERLYSAYQNFYKQEV, encoded by the coding sequence ATGGAAATTGCTTACTATCAAAACAAATTTATAGACGTAGACTCCCCGGCTCTTCCTATTGATGAACGAGGACATCAGTTCGGAGATGGAGTGTACGAGTATATTCGAGTATATGACGGGACCCCGCTTTTTTTAGATGAACATCTTGATCGTTTAGAAAAAAGTGCCGCTGAAATTAAATTAACCCTTCCGTATCGAAGAGATGAGATAACAGGAATTATTTATGAAGGAATTAAACGTTCTTCCTTGAAGGAAGCAGCAGTTTATTTCCAAATCACACGAGGAATCGCTCCTCGTAACCATTCGTTTCCAAACGTTAAAGCTGTATTTTCTATGACTGTAAAGAAAGCGACTATTTTTACGGATGAAGCTCGCACCAAAGGGATTTCTGTCATGCTAAGGCAGGACGAACGGTGGGCCAACTGCTTTATTAAATCACTGAATTTGCTTCCGAATGTGCTTTCAAAACAAGAAGCAATTGAAAAAGGATATGATGAAGCGATTTTTGTACATGAAGATTTCGTGCGTGAAGGTACAAGCTGCAATGTCTTTATGGTAAAGGACGGCACTCTTTATACTCCTCCTGCAACAAGACATATTTTACACGGCATTACAAGAAAAGCCGTGCTAGACTGCGCGCGTGAATATAATATTCCTGTTCGAGAGCAGGCCATTAATACAACATTTTTCAAAAATTGTGATGAAGCATTTATTACAAGCACATCCATTGAAATTATGCCTATTTATTCTATTGAAGATCAAATACTGCCAAAAGAGCGCCCTGTAACAGAAAGACTTTATTCTGCTTATCAGAATTTTTATAAACAAGAAGTATAG
- a CDS encoding YozD family protein — translation MKEIEVVIDTEEMADFFYEELIRRGFVPSSQELEELADIMFDYLIVKSIIDEEEEEE, via the coding sequence GTGAAAGAAATCGAAGTTGTGATTGACACGGAAGAAATGGCTGATTTTTTCTATGAAGAGTTAATACGCCGAGGGTTTGTCCCTTCATCCCAAGAGCTAGAAGAGCTTGCGGACATTATGTTTGACTATCTTATTGTGAAAAGCATCATTGATGAAGAAGAGGAAGAAGAATAG
- a CDS encoding YokU family protein, producing MNCLWCEAEGAKIEKNTVYWELPDGTRSIEITETPCVKCENCLMEYQEEDVITNIEDQLLLIDTNKIDDSISFHHLMKQPRLLKRNYFNF from the coding sequence ATGAACTGTTTATGGTGTGAAGCAGAAGGAGCAAAAATCGAAAAAAATACAGTGTATTGGGAACTTCCTGATGGCACGAGAAGTATTGAAATTACAGAGACTCCTTGTGTGAAATGCGAAAACTGTTTAATGGAGTATCAAGAAGAAGATGTTATTACAAATATTGAAGATCAACTTTTACTAATTGATACAAACAAAATTGACGACTCTATTTCATTTCATCACTTAATGAAACAACCTCGCTTGCTCAAGCGCAACTACTTTAACTTTTAG
- the ablB gene encoding putative beta-lysine N-acetyltransferase has protein sequence MKENGYYEEIEIKEDALWAEVIIDLFNERIRVEDYRGSTSLLIEKVQFLTRKHHLHKTIVKARQAQFLSLLSNGYECEALIPSYFNGDDAFFMVRYEEDQRRYSEQYVKESQTLRAVQSIEKGDEAVESSLYNIRKGTDGDSENLSKLYQEVFSVYPTPLHDRAYISSLLKKDSLWYVAEHKGEIVSAASADVNTMYHNAELTDCATLPSHRKAGLMKRLLLSLEQELTKSQIFCLYTIARAQSFGMNVAFHQLQYRYYGRLVNNCYIYKTLENMNVWVKNSDKEIVF, from the coding sequence ATGAAAGAAAACGGGTACTATGAGGAAATAGAAATTAAAGAAGATGCGCTATGGGCTGAGGTTATTATTGATTTATTTAATGAACGTATTCGCGTTGAAGACTATAGAGGTTCAACTTCTTTACTTATTGAGAAAGTGCAGTTTTTAACGCGGAAGCATCATCTTCATAAAACAATTGTTAAAGCACGACAGGCTCAATTTCTGTCTCTTCTATCAAATGGTTATGAGTGTGAAGCATTGATTCCTTCTTATTTTAACGGAGATGATGCTTTTTTTATGGTTCGCTATGAAGAAGATCAACGTCGTTATAGTGAACAATATGTAAAAGAGTCTCAAACGTTAAGAGCCGTTCAGTCTATTGAAAAGGGAGACGAAGCAGTTGAGTCGTCTCTTTATAACATTAGAAAAGGAACGGATGGGGATAGCGAAAACCTTTCAAAGCTTTATCAAGAAGTTTTTTCAGTTTATCCAACACCTCTTCATGATCGAGCGTATATTTCATCACTTCTAAAAAAAGATTCCTTATGGTATGTTGCTGAGCATAAGGGAGAGATTGTGAGCGCAGCATCAGCAGACGTCAATACAATGTATCACAACGCAGAGCTTACAGATTGTGCAACCCTTCCTTCTCATAGAAAGGCAGGACTGATGAAAAGATTGCTTCTATCGCTCGAGCAAGAGCTCACAAAATCTCAAATCTTTTGTTTGTATACAATTGCACGAGCTCAATCATTTGGAATGAATGTAGCATTTCATCAGCTTCAGTATCGCTATTATGGTCGGCTTGTTAACAATTGTTATATTTATAAAACGCTTGAAAATATGAATGTGTGGGTGAAGAATTCTGACAAAGAGATTGTCTTCTAG
- a CDS encoding twin-arginine translocase TatA/TatE family subunit translates to MAIGPGEWFIIIVVALLIFGPKKLPELGRAAGTTLREFKKALSGESSSDTEEKLK, encoded by the coding sequence ATGGCAATTGGTCCTGGTGAATGGTTCATTATTATTGTTGTTGCTCTCCTTATTTTTGGTCCTAAAAAACTTCCAGAGCTTGGCCGAGCCGCTGGTACAACTCTTCGTGAGTTCAAAAAAGCACTCTCTGGTGAAAGCTCTTCAGACACCGAAGAGAAACTGAAGTAA
- the deoD gene encoding purine-nucleoside phosphorylase — translation MSVHIGAEKGQIAETILLPGDPLRAKYIAETFLEDVTCYNEVRGMLGYTGTYKGKRISVQGTGMGVPSISIYATELIQSYDVKNLIRVGTCGALKKDVNVRDVILAMTSSTDSQMNRMTFGGIDYAPTANFDLLKKAYDVGTEKGLSLRVGSVFTADQFYNENADWEKWARYGMLAIEMETTALYTIAAKFDRNALSILTVSDHVLTGEETTAEERQTTFNEMIEVALETAIQQ, via the coding sequence ATGAGTGTACATATTGGAGCAGAAAAAGGACAAATTGCAGAAACGATTTTACTTCCAGGAGATCCGCTTCGTGCAAAATACATTGCTGAGACATTTCTAGAAGATGTAACATGTTATAACGAAGTGCGCGGTATGCTTGGATATACAGGTACATATAAAGGAAAACGCATCTCTGTGCAAGGAACAGGTATGGGTGTTCCGTCTATTTCTATTTATGCGACAGAATTAATTCAATCTTATGATGTGAAAAACCTTATCCGCGTTGGTACGTGTGGGGCTTTAAAGAAAGATGTAAACGTTCGTGACGTTATTTTAGCTATGACATCTTCAACAGACTCACAAATGAACCGTATGACGTTTGGTGGCATTGATTATGCTCCAACAGCTAATTTTGATTTGCTGAAAAAAGCGTACGATGTTGGCACAGAAAAAGGGTTGAGTCTTCGCGTTGGTAGCGTCTTTACGGCAGATCAGTTCTACAATGAAAATGCAGATTGGGAAAAATGGGCTCGCTATGGTATGTTAGCGATTGAAATGGAAACAACAGCTCTTTACACGATTGCTGCAAAGTTTGACCGAAATGCACTATCCATTTTAACGGTTAGTGACCATGTATTAACAGGAGAAGAAACAACAGCAGAAGAAAGACAAACTACATTTAACGAAATGATTGAAGTAGCGCTTGAAACAGCGATACAGCAATAA
- a CDS encoding serine/threonine protein kinase — MLKHIKRLLFDHPIKLNTIIINRYVVKEVLGFGGFGITYIVQDLRNEEHHYVLKQLRPSRKGTKKGKNSFLTEADILTSLTNTEFPTLRNAFIWNNHYCIVMDYIHGKTFEDLIFEEDRKFSEQEALKALLDVTCLVQILHKKGIVHNDLRIPNIILREKSISIIDFGLARRVEERKKQEEIQDDLYMLAHFLLFLLYSTYTPSEKEKSWEEELSIHDNVKAIIRKMFGTDPCYQNIEALQNDIQKHLKK, encoded by the coding sequence ATGTTAAAACATATAAAACGATTGCTGTTTGATCATCCAATTAAACTGAATACGATTATTATAAACCGCTACGTTGTCAAGGAAGTCTTAGGATTTGGAGGCTTCGGTATTACGTATATTGTCCAAGATTTACGAAATGAAGAACATCACTATGTGTTAAAACAGTTGCGGCCTTCCCGAAAAGGAACAAAAAAAGGAAAGAACTCGTTTTTAACGGAAGCCGATATTTTAACCTCTTTAACAAATACGGAATTTCCCACTCTTCGTAATGCCTTCATTTGGAATAACCACTATTGTATTGTGATGGATTACATTCACGGTAAAACATTTGAAGACCTGATTTTTGAAGAAGATAGAAAATTTTCTGAGCAGGAAGCGTTAAAAGCTCTGCTTGATGTTACATGCTTGGTTCAGATCCTTCACAAAAAAGGCATTGTTCACAACGATTTGCGTATTCCAAACATCATTTTACGAGAAAAGTCTATTTCAATTATCGATTTTGGATTAGCTAGGAGGGTAGAAGAGCGTAAGAAGCAAGAAGAAATTCAAGATGATTTATATATGCTTGCACATTTCTTGCTCTTCTTGCTTTACTCTACATACACACCTAGTGAGAAAGAAAAATCTTGGGAAGAAGAGCTTTCCATTCACGATAACGTGAAAGCTATTATACGTAAAATGTTTGGTACAGATCCTTGTTATCAAAACATTGAAGCATTACAAAATGATATTCAAAAGCACCTGAAAAAGTGA
- a CDS encoding YozE family protein, giving the protein MKSFYHYMMKHRHNKASDPLGKLARHMYEDHSFPKDSTDYNEISSYLELNGDYFDGMSTFDLAWELYEEER; this is encoded by the coding sequence ATGAAATCTTTTTACCACTACATGATGAAGCATCGTCATAATAAAGCTTCTGATCCGCTTGGTAAGCTTGCACGTCATATGTATGAAGACCATAGTTTTCCTAAAGATTCAACAGATTATAACGAAATTAGCTCTTACTTAGAACTTAACGGTGACTATTTTGACGGAATGTCAACGTTTGATCTAGCATGGGAGCTTTACGAAGAAGAGCGTTAA